A window from Micromonospora profundi encodes these proteins:
- a CDS encoding shikimate kinase produces MAPVVVLVGAPGCGKTTVGQALAAVLGVEFRDTDTDIEQMAGKPIPEIFIDEGEDHFRALERAAVAAALAASPGVLALGGGAVLAEETRAALIGHRVVHLSVELPDAVKRVGLGAGRPLLAINPRATLKHLMDQRRPLYAEVATETVVTDGRTPAEIAAEIAALLPR; encoded by the coding sequence ATGGCGCCGGTCGTCGTGCTGGTCGGGGCACCCGGCTGCGGCAAGACCACTGTCGGGCAGGCCCTCGCCGCCGTACTCGGTGTGGAGTTCCGCGACACCGACACCGACATCGAGCAGATGGCCGGCAAGCCCATCCCGGAGATCTTCATCGACGAGGGCGAGGACCACTTCCGTGCCCTGGAGCGGGCCGCCGTCGCCGCCGCGTTGGCGGCCAGCCCTGGTGTGCTCGCCCTGGGCGGCGGCGCGGTGCTGGCCGAGGAGACCCGTGCCGCCCTGATCGGGCATCGGGTGGTGCACCTGTCGGTCGAGCTGCCCGACGCCGTGAAGCGGGTCGGGCTCGGCGCGGGCCGGCCACTGTTGGCGATCAACCCGCGCGCCACCCTCAAGCACCTGATGGACCAGCGCCGTCCGCTCTACGCCGAGGTGGCCACCGAGACGGTCGTCACCGACGGGCGCACCCCGGCGGAGATCGCCGCCGAGATCGCCGCGCTGCTGCCTCGCTGA
- the pyrR gene encoding bifunctional pyr operon transcriptional regulator/uracil phosphoribosyltransferase PyrR, whose translation MAYPPAARSSPPRQPSVKVILDSADVQRVVDRISHQILEKTQGAADTVLLGIPTRGAPLARRLAARISTFEAVDIPVGVLDITLYRDDLRRHATRAVGPTQVPTGGIDGKRVILVDDVLFSGRTVRAALDALNDVGRPASVQLAVLVDRGHRELPIRADYVGKNIPTSLAESVKVTLAETDGVDEVKLYGGATA comes from the coding sequence GTGGCGTACCCACCGGCTGCCCGCTCGTCACCACCACGACAACCCTCGGTGAAGGTCATCCTCGACAGCGCCGACGTGCAGCGCGTGGTCGACCGCATCTCGCACCAGATCCTGGAGAAGACCCAGGGCGCCGCCGACACCGTGCTGTTGGGGATTCCCACCCGTGGCGCGCCCCTCGCGCGACGGCTCGCGGCCCGCATCAGCACCTTCGAGGCCGTCGACATCCCGGTGGGTGTGCTCGACATCACGCTCTACCGTGACGACCTGCGGCGCCACGCCACCCGCGCGGTCGGCCCCACCCAGGTGCCCACCGGCGGCATCGACGGCAAGCGGGTCATCCTCGTCGACGACGTGTTGTTCTCCGGCCGCACTGTCCGGGCCGCGCTCGACGCGCTCAACGACGTGGGCCGCCCGGCGTCGGTGCAGCTCGCGGTCCTTGTCGACCGGGGCCACCGGGAGCTGCCGATCCGCGCCGACTACGTCGGCAAGAACATCCCGACCTCGCTCGCCGAGAGCGTGAAGGTCACGCTCGCCGAGACCGACGGTGTCGACGAGGTCAAGTTGTACGGAGGGGCAACCGCATGA
- the aroC gene encoding chorismate synthase encodes MLRWLTAGESHGPALVALMEGVPAGIEVSTTEIAGELARRRLGYGRGARMSFEQDEVEVLGGLRHGVTLGSPVAIRVGNSEWPKWRTVMAADPVDPDELARQARNAPLTRPRPGHADLAGMQKYGHSDARPILERASARETAARVAVGTVAKALIRQALGVEIVSHVIELGPIAAKPGLRPSPQDAARIDADPLRCLDPEASALMVAEVDAAKKAADTLGGVVEVLAYGVPPGLGSHVQWDRKLDARLATALMSIQAIKGVEIGDGWQQARSRGSEAHDEIIPSATGVRRVTDRAGGLEGGITTGEPLRVRAAMKPISSLNRALATVDVATGEPATAINQRSDVCAVPAAAVVAEAMVALVLAEAATEKFGGDSVAEIRRNLASYLDALVIR; translated from the coding sequence GTGTTGCGCTGGTTGACTGCAGGTGAATCGCACGGTCCCGCCCTCGTCGCGTTGATGGAGGGGGTGCCGGCCGGTATCGAGGTGAGCACCACCGAGATCGCCGGTGAGCTGGCCCGTCGGCGGCTGGGCTACGGCCGGGGCGCCCGGATGTCGTTCGAGCAGGACGAGGTCGAGGTGCTCGGCGGGCTGCGGCACGGCGTCACACTGGGCAGCCCGGTGGCGATCCGGGTGGGCAACTCCGAGTGGCCGAAGTGGCGCACGGTGATGGCCGCCGACCCTGTCGACCCCGACGAGCTGGCCCGGCAGGCCCGCAACGCCCCGCTGACCCGTCCCCGGCCCGGCCACGCCGACCTGGCCGGCATGCAGAAGTACGGCCACAGCGACGCCCGTCCCATCCTGGAGCGCGCCAGCGCCCGGGAGACCGCCGCCCGGGTCGCCGTCGGCACTGTCGCCAAGGCGCTGATCCGGCAGGCACTCGGCGTCGAGATCGTCTCGCACGTCATCGAGCTTGGTCCGATCGCCGCGAAGCCCGGGCTGCGCCCGAGCCCCCAGGACGCCGCCCGCATCGACGCCGACCCGCTGCGCTGCCTCGACCCGGAGGCCAGCGCCCTGATGGTCGCCGAGGTCGACGCCGCGAAGAAGGCCGCCGACACCCTCGGTGGCGTGGTCGAGGTGCTGGCGTACGGCGTGCCGCCAGGGCTGGGCAGCCACGTGCAGTGGGACCGCAAGCTCGACGCCCGGCTGGCCACCGCGCTCATGTCCATCCAGGCGATCAAGGGCGTGGAGATCGGCGACGGGTGGCAGCAGGCCCGCTCCCGTGGCTCCGAGGCGCACGACGAGATCATCCCGTCGGCCACCGGTGTCCGCCGGGTCACCGACCGGGCCGGCGGTCTGGAGGGCGGCATCACCACCGGTGAGCCGCTGCGCGTCCGCGCCGCCATGAAGCCGATCTCCTCGCTGAACCGCGCGCTGGCCACCGTGGACGTCGCCACCGGCGAGCCGGCGACCGCCATCAACCAGCGTTCGGACGTCTGCGCGGTGCCCGCCGCGGCGGTCGTCGCCGAGGCGATGGTGGCCCTGGTGCTCGCCGAAGCTGCCACCGAGAAGTTCGGCGGCGACTCGGTCGCCGAGATCCGCCGCAACCTCGCCAGCTACCTCGACGCGCTGGTCATCCGCTGA
- the bldD gene encoding transcriptional regulator BldD — translation MPSEYAKSLGARLRSIRQQQGLSLQGVEEKSNGRWKAVVVGSYERGDRAVTVSRLAELAEFYRVPVSELLPDGSGVRHEPTSKIVLDLERLYDEASEDLAYVARYARAIQQQRGDYNGRVLSIRADDLRALAIVYDASPSGLIERLTEHGVLVADPRAFFAS, via the coding sequence ATGCCCTCTGAATACGCCAAATCTCTGGGCGCCCGCCTGCGCTCCATCCGCCAGCAGCAGGGCCTGTCCCTGCAGGGTGTGGAGGAGAAGTCGAACGGGCGGTGGAAGGCCGTGGTGGTCGGCTCGTACGAGCGTGGCGACCGCGCCGTGACGGTTTCCCGTCTGGCCGAGCTGGCCGAGTTCTACCGTGTCCCCGTCTCGGAGCTGCTGCCCGACGGCAGTGGTGTCCGTCACGAGCCCACCAGCAAGATCGTTCTGGACCTGGAGCGGCTCTACGACGAGGCCTCCGAGGACCTGGCCTACGTCGCCCGCTACGCCCGCGCCATCCAGCAGCAGCGTGGCGACTACAACGGTCGGGTGCTCTCCATCCGCGCCGACGACCTGCGCGCGCTCGCGATCGTCTACGACGCCTCGCCGTCCGGGCTGATCGAGCGGCTCACCGAGCACGGTGTGCTGGTCGCCGACCCGCGGGCGTTCTTCGCCTCCTGA
- the aroB gene encoding 3-dehydroquinate synthase — MDDVTRIPVGGERPYDVLVGRDLLDALPGLLPGATRAAVLHTPPLKTLADALGERLRAAGIEPLPIEVPDAESGKQIDVAAACWDRLGAAGFTRTDAVVGVGGGAATDLAGFVAACWLRGVRWVPVATSLLGMVDAAVGGKTGINTAAGKNLVGAFHPPVGVLADLATLDSLPAVDLAAGLAEVVKCGFIADPVILDLVERDPAAATDPRGPVARELIERAIRVKADVVAGDLRESGLREVLNYGHTLAHAIEQNEGYRWRHGHAVSVGLVYAAALARLAGRLDAPTADRHRRTLVALGLPVSYPADAWPRLLATMRVDKKARGSKLRFVVLDGLARPAMLEGPDDALLEAAYREVCAS; from the coding sequence ATGGACGACGTGACCCGGATCCCGGTCGGCGGCGAGCGGCCGTACGACGTGCTTGTCGGCCGCGACCTGCTGGACGCCCTGCCCGGCCTGCTGCCCGGCGCGACCCGGGCGGCGGTACTGCACACGCCCCCGCTCAAGACCCTCGCCGACGCGCTCGGCGAACGGTTGCGCGCGGCCGGGATCGAGCCGCTGCCGATCGAGGTGCCCGACGCCGAGTCGGGCAAGCAGATCGACGTGGCCGCCGCCTGCTGGGACCGGCTGGGCGCGGCCGGTTTCACCCGTACCGACGCGGTGGTCGGGGTGGGCGGCGGCGCGGCGACCGACCTGGCCGGCTTCGTCGCGGCCTGCTGGCTGCGCGGTGTGCGCTGGGTGCCGGTGGCGACCTCGCTGCTGGGCATGGTGGACGCCGCGGTGGGCGGCAAGACCGGAATCAACACCGCCGCCGGCAAGAACCTGGTGGGCGCGTTCCACCCGCCGGTCGGGGTGCTGGCCGACCTTGCCACCCTGGACAGCCTTCCCGCCGTCGACCTGGCGGCCGGGCTGGCCGAGGTGGTCAAGTGCGGCTTCATCGCCGATCCGGTGATCCTCGACCTGGTCGAGCGCGACCCGGCCGCGGCCACCGACCCGCGCGGGCCGGTGGCCCGGGAGCTGATCGAGCGGGCCATCCGGGTCAAGGCCGACGTGGTCGCTGGCGACCTGCGCGAGTCCGGCCTGCGGGAGGTCCTCAACTACGGGCACACCCTCGCGCACGCCATCGAGCAGAACGAGGGCTACCGCTGGCGGCACGGCCATGCCGTATCCGTCGGCCTGGTGTACGCCGCCGCGCTGGCCCGCCTCGCCGGTCGCCTGGACGCGCCGACCGCCGACCGGCACCGCCGCACCCTTGTCGCGCTCGGCCTGCCGGTGAGCTACCCGGCCGACGCCTGGCCACGACTGCTGGCCACGATGCGGGTGGACAAGAAGGCCCGGGGCAGCAAGCTGCGTTTCGTGGTGCTGGACGGGCTGGCCCGCCCCGCGATGCTTGAGGGGCCGGACGACGCGCTGCTCGAAGCGGCCTACCGCGAGGTGTGCGCGTCTTGA
- the aroQ gene encoding type II 3-dehydroquinate dehydratase: MKVYVLNGPNLGRLGTREPAVYGSTSYADLVALCEATGRELGLDVTVRQTDAEHELLGWLHAAADESAAVVLNPAAWSHYSYAVRDACAMLRGPLVEVHLSNIHAREEFRHHSVVSAVATGVICGLGIDGYRLALHHLATRTA; this comes from the coding sequence TTGAAGGTCTATGTGTTGAACGGGCCGAACCTGGGCAGGCTTGGCACCCGGGAGCCGGCGGTCTACGGCTCGACCAGCTACGCCGATCTGGTGGCGCTCTGCGAGGCGACCGGCCGGGAGTTGGGGCTGGACGTGACGGTCCGGCAGACCGACGCCGAGCACGAGCTGCTGGGCTGGCTGCACGCCGCCGCCGACGAGAGCGCGGCGGTGGTGCTCAACCCGGCCGCCTGGTCGCACTACTCGTACGCGGTGCGCGACGCCTGCGCGATGCTGCGCGGGCCGCTGGTTGAGGTGCACCTGTCGAACATCCACGCCCGCGAGGAGTTCCGGCACCATTCGGTGGTCTCCGCGGTGGCCACCGGGGTGATCTGCGGTCTCGGTATCGACGGCTACCGGCTCGCCCTGCATCACCTCGCCACCCGTACCGCCTGA
- the nusB gene encoding transcription antitermination factor NusB: MPARRKARKRALDVLYEADLRDRPPVEVLAGYLQRIEQPRPEHMGYAVGLIEGVAEHLNRIDELIASYAEGWTLDRMPVVDRNLARVAVYELLYVDEIDDAVAISEAVELARQMSTDDSPRFLNGLLGRIAEYATR; this comes from the coding sequence ATGCCGGCGCGCCGCAAGGCGCGCAAGCGGGCGCTGGATGTCCTCTACGAGGCCGACCTGCGGGACAGGCCGCCCGTGGAGGTGCTGGCCGGCTACCTTCAGCGCATCGAACAGCCCCGCCCGGAGCATATGGGTTACGCGGTGGGCCTGATCGAGGGGGTCGCCGAACACCTCAACCGGATCGACGAGCTGATCGCCAGCTATGCCGAGGGCTGGACCCTGGACCGGATGCCGGTGGTCGACCGCAACCTGGCCCGGGTCGCCGTCTACGAGTTGCTCTACGTCGACGAGATCGACGACGCGGTGGCGATCAGCGAGGCTGTGGAGTTGGCCCGGCAGATGTCGACCGACGATTCGCCGCGCTTCCTCAACGGTCTGCTCGGCCGTATCGCCGAGTACGCCACCCGCTGA
- the efp gene encoding elongation factor P, which produces MASTNDLKNGLVLNLDGELWSVVEFQHVKPGKGGAFVRTTLKNVLSGKVVDKTFNAGTKVETATVDKRTMQYLYADGEDYVFMDLETFDQITVPGGTVGEAANYLLPEAEATVATHEGVPLYIELPTSVVLEVTYTEPGLQGDRSTGGNKPATVETGATVPVPLFITTGEKIKVDTRDGRYLGRA; this is translated from the coding sequence ATGGCCTCTACCAACGACCTCAAGAACGGCCTGGTACTCAACCTTGACGGCGAGCTCTGGTCCGTCGTCGAGTTCCAGCACGTCAAGCCCGGTAAGGGTGGTGCCTTCGTGCGCACCACGCTGAAGAACGTGCTGTCCGGGAAGGTGGTCGACAAGACCTTCAACGCGGGCACCAAGGTCGAGACCGCGACCGTGGACAAGCGCACGATGCAGTACCTGTACGCCGACGGCGAAGACTACGTCTTCATGGATCTGGAGACCTTCGACCAGATCACCGTTCCCGGCGGCACCGTCGGGGAGGCAGCCAACTACCTGTTGCCCGAGGCGGAGGCGACAGTCGCCACCCACGAAGGTGTGCCGCTCTACATCGAGCTGCCCACCAGTGTCGTGCTCGAGGTCACGTACACCGAGCCGGGTCTGCAGGGCGACCGGTCGACCGGCGGCAACAAGCCGGCGACCGTCGAGACCGGCGCCACAGTGCCGGTCCCGCTGTTCATCACCACCGGTGAGAAGATCAAGGTCGACACCCGCGACGGCCGTTACCTCGGCCGCGCCTGA
- the carA gene encoding glutamine-hydrolyzing carbamoyl-phosphate synthase small subunit, translating into MSKRRPAILVLEDGRIFHGEAYGSVGETFGEAVFNTGMTGYQETLTDPSYHRQVVVQTAPHIGNTGVNGEDDESDRIWVAGYVVRDPARIGSNWRATGSLEDRLATEGVVGISGVDTRALTRHLRDRGAMRVGISSIDTDPQSLLARVLASPQMVGADLSAEVTTAKPYVVEAVGERRFTVAALDLGIKRNVPRRLAERGVTTHVLPASSSIEDLLATGADAVFFSPGPGDPATADGPVALAREVLTRRIPLFGICFGSQILGRALGFGTYKLGYGHRGINQPVLDRVTGKVEVTSHNHGFAVQVPGAGQGAVVPDQVIQTEFGGVQVSHVCLNDNVVEGLRAVDVPAFTVQYHPEAAAGPHDADYLFDRFAELIEGRQTSADPTHSEGRSNA; encoded by the coding sequence GTGAGCAAGCGCAGACCCGCGATTCTCGTACTCGAGGACGGGCGCATCTTCCACGGCGAGGCGTACGGCAGTGTCGGGGAGACCTTCGGCGAGGCCGTCTTCAACACCGGCATGACCGGCTACCAGGAGACCCTCACCGACCCGTCGTACCACCGCCAGGTCGTCGTGCAGACCGCGCCGCACATCGGCAACACCGGCGTCAACGGCGAGGACGACGAGTCCGACCGGATCTGGGTGGCCGGGTACGTGGTGCGCGACCCGGCCCGCATCGGTTCGAACTGGCGGGCCACCGGCAGTCTGGAGGACCGGCTCGCCACCGAGGGCGTGGTGGGCATCAGCGGGGTGGACACCCGGGCGCTGACCCGGCACCTGCGCGACCGGGGCGCCATGCGGGTGGGCATCTCCAGCATCGACACGGACCCGCAGAGCCTGCTGGCCAGGGTCCTCGCGTCACCGCAGATGGTCGGCGCGGACCTCAGCGCCGAGGTGACCACCGCCAAGCCGTACGTCGTCGAGGCCGTCGGCGAGCGGCGGTTCACCGTCGCGGCGCTGGACCTGGGCATCAAGCGCAACGTGCCGCGGCGGCTCGCCGAGCGGGGGGTGACCACCCACGTGCTGCCCGCCTCGTCGAGCATCGAGGACCTGCTCGCCACCGGCGCGGACGCGGTGTTCTTCTCGCCCGGCCCGGGTGACCCGGCGACCGCCGACGGGCCGGTGGCGCTGGCCCGGGAGGTGCTGACCCGCCGCATCCCGCTGTTCGGCATCTGCTTCGGCAGCCAGATCCTCGGGCGGGCGTTGGGCTTCGGCACCTACAAGCTGGGCTACGGCCACCGCGGCATTAACCAGCCGGTGCTCGACCGGGTCACCGGCAAGGTCGAGGTGACAAGCCACAACCACGGCTTCGCGGTGCAGGTGCCGGGCGCCGGGCAGGGGGCGGTGGTCCCCGACCAGGTGATCCAGACCGAGTTCGGTGGCGTTCAGGTGTCCCATGTCTGCCTCAATGACAACGTGGTCGAGGGGCTGCGGGCCGTGGACGTACCGGCGTTCACCGTGCAGTACCACCCGGAGGCGGCGGCCGGTCCGCACGACGCGGACTACCTCTTCGACCGTTTCGCCGAGCTGATCGAGGGCCGGCAGACCAGTGCAGACCCGACCCACAGCGAGGGGCGCAGCAATGCCTAA
- a CDS encoding alpha/beta fold hydrolase yields the protein MATFVLVPGFWLGAWAWRDVTGALRAQGHEVYPMTLTGLAERDHLAGPDVTLDTHTTDIVRLIEVEALRDVVLVGHSGGGMPVAQAADRIPDRIARVVYVESGPLPDGTSQFDTVPPEEQQRLRALIGAGHLLPPPAWDPAADPTNLAGLDEPTLALLRARATPQPLRTATDPVRRTGGRAVPTALVASTFPLTVVRDMIDQGHPFFTGLAGGRLFEVPTGHWPMLSEPKALADVLDSAARD from the coding sequence ATGGCGACGTTCGTGCTGGTGCCGGGGTTCTGGCTGGGTGCCTGGGCGTGGCGGGACGTGACCGGGGCGCTGCGCGCGCAGGGGCACGAGGTCTACCCGATGACGCTCACCGGGCTGGCCGAGCGTGACCACCTCGCCGGGCCGGACGTCACCCTGGACACGCACACCACCGACATCGTCCGGCTGATCGAGGTCGAGGCGCTTCGCGACGTGGTGCTTGTCGGCCACTCCGGCGGCGGGATGCCGGTCGCCCAGGCGGCGGACCGCATCCCGGACCGCATCGCCCGGGTGGTCTACGTGGAGAGTGGGCCGCTGCCGGACGGCACGTCGCAGTTCGACACGGTGCCGCCGGAGGAGCAGCAGCGACTGCGGGCCCTCATCGGCGCCGGGCACCTGCTGCCGCCGCCGGCCTGGGATCCGGCGGCCGACCCGACCAACCTCGCTGGGCTTGACGAGCCGACGTTGGCCCTGCTGCGCGCCCGCGCCACTCCGCAGCCGCTGCGCACCGCCACCGACCCGGTCCGCCGCACCGGCGGCCGAGCTGTGCCGACCGCCCTGGTCGCCAGCACCTTCCCGCTCACAGTTGTCCGCGACATGATCGACCAGGGGCACCCGTTCTTCACCGGGCTGGCCGGGGGTCGGCTGTTCGAGGTGCCCACCGGGCACTGGCCGATGCTCAGCGAGCCGAAGGCCCTGGCCGACGTGCTCGACAGCGCCGCCCGCGACTGA
- a CDS encoding glycosyltransferase family 2 protein, which yields MTRQPTVSVVVPTRDRPELLRAALAAILAQEYAGGIEAVVVFDQSTPDESLTDLAGLTGPDRTVRVIRNQRTPGLAGARNSGTLAAEGELVAFCDDDDEWLPGKLAAQVEALTADPAAEFVCCGIRVTYDGHTVDRVLDKDRITLDDLLRDRMTELHPSTFLIRAAALRDGFGLVDEEIPGSYAEDYEFLLRAARSAPLLNLRTPSVLVRWHKRSYFAQRWDTISEALQWLLHRYPEFAGQPAGEARVTGQIAFARAASGDRRGALRWARRTLRRNPREPRAYLALAVAGRVVRADAVLRTLHKRGRGI from the coding sequence ATGACCCGGCAGCCGACAGTGAGCGTCGTGGTGCCCACCCGGGACCGGCCCGAGCTGCTGCGCGCCGCGTTGGCGGCGATCCTCGCCCAGGAGTACGCGGGCGGCATCGAAGCGGTGGTCGTGTTCGACCAGTCCACGCCCGACGAGTCGCTGACCGATCTGGCCGGGTTGACCGGTCCGGACCGTACGGTGCGGGTGATCCGCAACCAGCGCACACCGGGCCTCGCCGGCGCCCGCAACAGCGGCACCCTCGCTGCCGAGGGTGAGCTTGTCGCGTTCTGCGACGACGACGACGAGTGGCTGCCGGGCAAGTTGGCCGCCCAGGTCGAGGCGTTGACCGCCGACCCGGCCGCCGAGTTCGTGTGCTGCGGCATCCGGGTCACCTACGACGGGCACACCGTCGACCGGGTGCTCGACAAGGACCGGATCACCCTTGACGACCTGCTGCGGGACCGGATGACGGAGCTGCACCCGTCGACCTTCCTGATCCGCGCGGCAGCGCTGCGCGACGGGTTCGGCCTTGTCGACGAGGAAATTCCGGGCAGCTACGCCGAGGACTACGAGTTCCTGTTGCGGGCCGCCCGCAGCGCGCCGCTGCTCAACCTGCGTACCCCGTCGGTGCTCGTGCGGTGGCACAAGCGCTCGTACTTCGCCCAGCGCTGGGACACGATCTCCGAGGCGTTGCAGTGGCTGCTGCACCGCTACCCGGAGTTCGCCGGCCAGCCGGCCGGCGAGGCGCGGGTCACCGGACAGATCGCCTTCGCCCGGGCCGCGTCCGGCGACCGCCGGGGCGCGCTGCGCTGGGCGCGGCGAACCCTGCGCCGCAACCCCCGCGAGCCGCGCGCCTACCTGGCGCTCGCGGTCGCCGGTCGGGTGGTGCGGGCCGACGCGGTGCTGCGCACCCTGCACAAGCGCGGCCGAGGAATCTGA
- a CDS encoding aspartate carbamoyltransferase catalytic subunit: protein MIKHLLSGADLDADTATEILDTAAEMATVAGREIKKLPALRGRTVVNLFYEDSTRTRISFEAAAKRLSADVINFSAKGSSVAKGESLKDTALTLQAMGADAVVVRHPASGAPHRLANWVDGSVVNAGDGTHEHPTQALLDAYTMRARLGRLAGLSVAVVGDVLHSRVARSNVLLLSTLGAKVTLVGPPTLIPVDIAGALAPGTDVSYDLDSVLPDVDVVMMLRVQRERMKDSYFPSAREYARRYGLDGPRMRRLPEHAIVMHPMNRGMEITPEVADSPRSTIVEQVTNGVSVRMAVLYLLLGGNNR from the coding sequence ATGATCAAGCACCTGCTCTCCGGCGCGGACCTGGACGCCGACACCGCCACCGAGATCCTGGACACCGCCGCCGAGATGGCCACTGTCGCCGGCCGCGAGATCAAGAAGCTGCCCGCGCTGCGCGGCCGTACTGTCGTGAACCTCTTCTACGAGGACTCCACACGTACCCGGATCTCGTTCGAGGCGGCGGCGAAGCGGCTCAGCGCCGACGTGATCAACTTTTCCGCGAAGGGTTCCAGCGTCGCCAAGGGCGAGAGCCTGAAGGACACCGCGCTGACCCTGCAGGCGATGGGCGCTGACGCGGTGGTCGTGCGGCACCCCGCCTCCGGCGCCCCGCACCGCCTCGCCAACTGGGTGGACGGCTCGGTGGTCAACGCCGGCGACGGCACCCACGAGCACCCCACCCAGGCGTTGCTCGACGCGTACACGATGCGGGCCCGGCTGGGTCGGCTCGCCGGCCTGTCGGTCGCCGTGGTCGGAGACGTGCTGCACTCCCGGGTCGCCCGCTCGAACGTCCTGCTGCTGTCGACCCTCGGCGCGAAGGTGACCCTCGTCGGCCCGCCGACGCTCATCCCGGTCGACATCGCCGGCGCCCTCGCACCCGGCACCGACGTCTCCTACGACCTCGACTCGGTGCTGCCCGACGTCGACGTGGTGATGATGCTGCGGGTGCAGCGGGAGCGGATGAAGGACTCCTACTTCCCGTCCGCCCGCGAGTACGCCCGCCGCTACGGGCTGGACGGGCCCCGCATGCGCCGGCTGCCGGAGCACGCCATCGTCATGCACCCGATGAACCGGGGGATGGAGATCACCCCCGAGGTGGCCGACTCACCCCGCTCCACGATCGTCGAACAGGTCACCAACGGGGTTTCCGTGCGGATGGCCGTCCTGTACCTGCTGCTCGGAGGGAACAACCGGTGA
- a CDS encoding dihydroorotase — MTAYLITSVSVVGAAPTDLLIRDGVVAEVGAGLSAPDATVIDGTGLVALPGLVDLHTHLREPGREDAETVESGSRAAALGGYTAVCAMANTSPVADTAGVVEQVWRLGREAGLVDVQPVGAVTVGLAGERLAELGAMADSAAQVRMFSDDGHCVADPLLMRRALEYVKAFDGIIAQHAEEPRLTEGAQMHEGEVSTRLGLIGWPAVAEEAIIARDVLLAEHVGSRLHVCHVSTAGSVEVLRQAKARGVRVTAEVTPHHLLLTDERAESYDPVFKVNPPLRTSADVTALRAALADGVIDIIATDHAPHAVEDKECEWAYARPGMLGLETALSIALDVLGPEWDLIAERMSRTPARIAGLTGHGVDPAPGAPANLTLVDPAVRRTIEPAELASRSRNTPYARMTLPGRIVATFLRGEPTVLDGKAVK; from the coding sequence GTGACCGCGTACCTCATCACCAGCGTGAGCGTCGTCGGCGCCGCGCCGACGGACCTGCTGATCCGCGACGGCGTCGTCGCCGAGGTCGGTGCGGGGCTGTCCGCGCCGGACGCGACGGTCATCGACGGAACCGGGCTGGTCGCCCTGCCCGGCCTTGTCGACCTGCACACCCACCTGCGCGAACCGGGTCGGGAGGACGCCGAGACCGTCGAGTCCGGCTCCCGGGCGGCGGCGCTGGGCGGCTACACGGCGGTCTGCGCGATGGCCAACACCTCTCCGGTGGCCGACACCGCGGGTGTGGTCGAGCAGGTGTGGCGGCTCGGCCGGGAGGCCGGGCTGGTCGACGTGCAGCCCGTCGGCGCGGTCACCGTCGGGCTGGCCGGCGAGCGCCTCGCCGAGCTGGGCGCGATGGCCGACTCGGCGGCCCAGGTGCGGATGTTCTCCGACGACGGGCACTGCGTGGCCGACCCGCTGCTGATGCGCCGGGCACTGGAGTACGTCAAGGCGTTCGACGGGATCATCGCCCAGCACGCCGAGGAGCCCCGGCTCACCGAGGGCGCCCAGATGCACGAGGGTGAGGTCTCCACCCGGCTCGGGCTGATCGGCTGGCCGGCGGTCGCCGAGGAGGCGATCATCGCCCGGGACGTGCTGCTCGCCGAGCACGTGGGCAGCCGCCTGCACGTCTGCCACGTCTCCACCGCCGGCAGCGTCGAGGTGCTGCGTCAGGCCAAGGCCCGTGGGGTACGCGTCACCGCCGAGGTCACCCCGCACCACCTACTGCTCACCGACGAGCGCGCGGAGAGCTACGACCCCGTCTTCAAGGTCAACCCGCCGCTGCGGACGTCCGCGGACGTCACCGCGTTGCGCGCCGCGCTCGCCGACGGCGTCATCGACATCATCGCCACCGACCACGCCCCGCACGCCGTGGAGGACAAGGAGTGCGAGTGGGCGTACGCCCGGCCGGGGATGCTCGGTCTGGAGACCGCCCTGTCCATCGCGCTCGACGTGCTCGGCCCCGAGTGGGACCTGATCGCCGAGCGGATGTCCCGCACGCCTGCCCGGATCGCCGGGCTGACCGGGCACGGCGTCGACCCGGCGCCCGGTGCGCCGGCCAACCTGACCCTTGTCGACCCGGCCGTCCGCCGCACCATCGAGCCGGCGGAGCTGGCCAGTCGCAGTCGCAACACCCCGTACGCCCGCATGACGCTGCCAGGTCGCATCGTGGCGACCTTCCTGCGCGGCGAGCCGACGGTTCTGGACGGAAAGGCTGTCAAGTGA